The bacterium genomic sequence AGCGGGACGGCGCGGGCTACGAAGAGCGGCGCAATCAGGAGGGCGACGCTCTCGAAGGCGCGCGCCGCGATCCAGAGCTGGGTCGGGAGGTTCGCCCCGCCGCCCGGGAAGACGCCCATGCCCTTGTAGGCGAGCGCGTGCAGCAGGTCCAGAGCGGCGATGAACAGGTAGGCCTGGCCGAGGAAGAGCAGGAAGCCGGTGCGGTGCGTGCGACGCGTGTTCCAGGCGACCATGAAGATGCCCAGCGAAGCGACGACGCCGAGCAGCTCGATGATGGAGTGGAAGAGCAGGTAGTGCCAGCGGCTGACGGCGTACAGGGCCGCGACGAGCACGGCGGTGGCGAGCGCCGGAGGAAGGGCGCGCGTCAGCGCAGGCCACGCAGTTCGCACTGTTCCGTCTCCCGTCCTACGCAAAAATCCCGCGCTCCGCCGAAGCTGGAGCAGACTCTATGTAACTGCCCTGTAACGTGGTGTCAACCGAACCCCGGGCTCCCGGCGCCGCCAGCGCGGGGCACCGCTCAGCGTGGCGGGCGAGGGCGCCCTGACGCGCGATCGCTTCAGTCCGGGGGGCGTCCCGAAAGGTCCACGGTCCATCCTGCGGGCCAGGAGGCCGGCTGGTACGTCGGGTCGATCCGCCACTTGGCGACCTCCTGCGCCCACACCGGGTAGTAGCCGTGGTACCGGAAATCCATCCCCGGGTACTCGCGGACGTCGTGGAACAACCCGCTTGCGCACAACAGCACTGCGAAGACGGCCGGTACGCGCCATCGGCGGATCGGCCAGGTGTCGAGCGCGCTGAGCGTCATGAGCAGAAGCGTCACCTCCGGGATGAAAAGGTAGCGGGACGCCACCCGGGGGTCGATGAACTCGAGCTTGTCCCTCCCCGCGGACAACAGGACCGAACTGACGAGGAACAGGGCGCACGAGCCGAGCAGGACGCCCCGCACCTTCCGGGACGTGCTGACGAAGAGGAGCAGCGCGAGGAGGGCCTCGGCGGCGAGGAGCGCACCCGCGAGCACGTCCGCGTGGAGCGTGTCCGGGGATACGGCAACGGAGGTCAGTCGCTCCGCCCAGAGCCGCGCCGCCTCGCGGCCGAGGAAGGCCCAGACGATCTTGGTCCACGCGGTGGCCGTGACGACGAAGAAGCCCGCCTGGCCCGAGCGGTTGGCCATGTCGCCGGACTCCAGCAGCAGGGACGCGCCCTGCACGAGACCGGCGGCGAGCAGGATGAGGGACTGGACGGCGCGCTCGCGGCTGCGCGAGCGCAGGAAGGCCCAGAGGTAGAGGGTGAAGAGCATCGAGGTCGCCGGCCCGG encodes the following:
- a CDS encoding MASE3 domain-containing protein, translated to MRTAWPALTRALPPALATAVLVAALYAVSRWHYLLFHSIIELLGVVASLGIFMVAWNTRRTHRTGFLLFLGQAYLFIAALDLLHALAYKGMGVFPGGGANLPTQLWIAARAFESVALLIAPLFVARAVPLAGTLLGSGAVAGALAAAIFSGHFPACFVEGQGLTGFKIGSEYAIVLTLAGALALLARRKGRFEPTVFRALALSLVFKIGTEVSFTLYNDVYGFSNLIGHLLKLVSIALIYRALVETAIA